The following proteins come from a genomic window of Sphingomonas oryzagri:
- a CDS encoding autotransporter domain-containing protein has translation MQRIWKTAAAAMLASCAVIAPAEARDFDRVVAFGDSYADIGNVAALAPGLFNFTVYPTGRFSGGTNFVDTLANYYNVPEANFAFGGAQAGSANIASPLLPGFAQEVQLFETTAPGTFASNDLLAMSVGGNDARAYRIGGGTLAGVDAATTQTATDAISGVRQLVGKGAKHIVWIAGDAGQLPEAVGQPSAAIGTAFSNAYNAKMQALLAPIANNGVQIAYVDITTIGNVVRADPTRFGFTNVTSACPLTCIGNSALQSQYFFYVDGIHLTSAAFALVGQYAINQIEAPYSFRANGDLVNRAAQDFGRTLNGRADLARGGKGPDGFSFYLQGQGSHDRYGMDETSDGYRTTSWGATGGVEWRQAGLAAGALFSWSKSHADSSSVADDSAHAKSYQVGGYAAYDTGSLFAQVYGGYGWHHVDIRRTGVADPLTASPHANSISAGARAGWLVPTAMGRIGPIAGIAYAHAKLDSYNEAGDPAAELNVSSQKFDTVIASAGLEWRPELGDAISPWLRATAEKSVHGDTRDVLYAQAAAPGVINRFQILSASDRAYGDVSGGVSARIGSHLAIEATAHTSFSRPEGNDYGGFAGVKLSL, from the coding sequence TTGCAGAGGATCTGGAAGACGGCTGCGGCCGCCATGCTCGCTTCATGCGCGGTGATCGCGCCGGCCGAGGCCCGCGATTTCGATCGCGTCGTCGCCTTTGGCGATTCCTACGCCGATATCGGTAACGTCGCGGCGCTCGCGCCCGGCCTGTTCAACTTCACGGTGTATCCGACCGGGCGCTTCTCCGGCGGCACCAACTTCGTCGATACGCTCGCCAACTATTACAACGTGCCGGAGGCGAACTTCGCGTTCGGCGGTGCGCAGGCGGGATCGGCGAACATCGCCTCGCCGCTGCTGCCGGGCTTCGCGCAGGAAGTGCAGCTGTTCGAGACGACGGCGCCGGGCACCTTCGCCTCCAACGATCTGCTCGCCATGTCGGTGGGCGGCAACGACGCGCGCGCCTATCGCATCGGCGGCGGTACGCTGGCGGGCGTCGACGCCGCGACCACCCAGACCGCGACCGACGCGATCAGCGGCGTGCGCCAGCTGGTCGGCAAGGGCGCCAAGCATATCGTGTGGATCGCGGGTGACGCGGGCCAGCTTCCCGAGGCCGTGGGCCAACCGAGTGCTGCGATCGGCACCGCGTTCAGCAACGCCTACAATGCCAAGATGCAGGCGCTGCTCGCACCGATCGCCAATAACGGCGTACAGATCGCCTATGTCGACATCACCACGATCGGCAATGTCGTGCGCGCCGACCCGACGCGGTTCGGCTTCACCAACGTGACTTCCGCCTGCCCGCTAACCTGCATCGGCAACAGCGCGCTGCAGAGCCAGTATTTCTTCTATGTCGACGGCATCCACCTGACGTCGGCCGCCTTCGCGCTGGTCGGCCAATATGCCATCAACCAGATCGAGGCGCCCTACAGCTTCCGCGCCAATGGCGACCTGGTGAACCGCGCAGCGCAGGATTTCGGGCGGACGCTCAACGGCCGCGCCGATCTGGCGCGTGGCGGCAAGGGGCCGGACGGCTTCTCCTTCTATCTGCAGGGTCAGGGCAGCCATGACCGTTACGGCATGGACGAAACCTCCGATGGCTATCGCACGACGTCATGGGGCGCGACCGGCGGAGTCGAGTGGAGGCAGGCCGGCCTCGCCGCCGGCGCGCTGTTCAGCTGGTCCAAGTCGCATGCCGACAGCAGCAGCGTCGCCGACGACAGCGCCCATGCCAAGAGCTACCAGGTCGGCGGCTATGCGGCCTACGACACCGGCAGCCTCTTCGCGCAAGTCTATGGCGGCTATGGCTGGCACCATGTCGATATCCGCCGCACCGGCGTCGCCGATCCGCTGACCGCCTCGCCGCACGCCAACAGCATCTCGGCGGGCGCGCGCGCCGGCTGGCTGGTGCCGACCGCCATGGGCCGGATCGGGCCGATCGCCGGCATCGCCTACGCCCATGCCAAGCTCGACAGCTACAACGAGGCAGGCGATCCGGCCGCCGAGCTGAACGTCAGCAGCCAGAAGTTCGATACGGTGATCGCCTCGGCCGGCCTCGAATGGCGGCCCGAACTGGGCGACGCCATCTCGCCCTGGCTGCGCGCCACCGCCGAGAAGAGCGTCCATGGCGACACCCGCGACGTGCTCTACGCGCAGGCGGCCGCGCCCGGCGTGATAAACCGCTTCCAGATCCTGAGCGCGTCGGACCGCGCCTATGGCGACGTCTCCGGCGGCGTCTCGGCGCGGATCGGCAGCCACCTCGCGATCGAGGCGACCGCCCACACCAGCTTCTCGCGGCCGGAGGGCAACGACTACGGTGGCTTCGCCGGCGTGAAGCTCTCGCTTTGA
- a CDS encoding ABC transporter ATP-binding protein, which yields MTDAAISIQNLQKTYAGGKTALHGVSFDVPRGQIFGLLGPNGAGKSTLINILAGLVNKTGGNASIWGFDIDEHPRNAKRAIGIVPQEILFDPFFTPSEALEIQAGLYGIPKAERKTMELLRAVHLEDKANAYSRTLSGGMKRRLLVAKAMVHTPPVLVLDEPTAGVDIELRQQLWAYVRELNERGVTVVLTTHYLEEAQELCDRIAIINHGRLIANEPTSELLSKAQEKVVEVTLDRDIATAPDSPIFEKAELKGDRVIAITYHKDKVNAGEVLTALNTAGYSVVDVSTREADLEDVFLSLTSDKAAA from the coding sequence ATGACCGACGCCGCTATCTCCATCCAGAACCTCCAGAAGACCTATGCCGGCGGCAAGACCGCGCTGCATGGCGTCAGCTTCGACGTGCCGAGGGGCCAGATCTTCGGCCTGCTGGGGCCGAACGGCGCGGGCAAGTCGACGCTGATCAACATCCTCGCGGGGCTGGTCAACAAGACGGGCGGCAACGCGTCGATCTGGGGCTTCGACATCGACGAGCATCCGCGCAACGCCAAGCGCGCGATCGGCATCGTGCCGCAGGAAATCCTGTTCGATCCCTTCTTCACCCCGTCCGAGGCGCTGGAGATCCAGGCGGGCCTCTACGGCATCCCCAAGGCCGAACGGAAGACGATGGAGCTGCTTCGCGCGGTCCATCTGGAAGACAAGGCCAACGCTTACTCCCGTACGCTGTCGGGCGGCATGAAGCGGCGGTTGCTGGTGGCGAAGGCGATGGTCCACACGCCGCCGGTGCTGGTACTCGACGAGCCGACCGCCGGCGTCGATATCGAGCTTCGCCAGCAGCTCTGGGCCTATGTGCGCGAACTGAACGAGCGCGGCGTCACGGTGGTGCTGACCACGCACTATCTCGAGGAAGCGCAGGAGCTGTGCGATCGCATCGCGATCATCAATCACGGCCGCCTGATCGCCAACGAGCCGACCTCCGAGCTGCTGTCCAAGGCGCAGGAGAAGGTGGTCGAGGTGACGCTGGATCGCGACATCGCGACCGCACCCGACTCGCCGATCTTCGAGAAGGCCGAGTTGAAGGGGGATCGCGTGATCGCCATCACCTACCACAAGGACAAGGTGAATGCCGGCGAGGTGCTGACCGCGCTCAACACGGCCGGCTACAGCGTCGTCGACGTCTCCACCCGCGAGGCCGATCTGGAGGACGTGTTCCTCAGCCTCACCTCGGACAAGGCGGCCGCCTGA
- a CDS encoding S10 family peptidase — protein MRILSLVSCLSLLVALGAPAHAADKEKGGDAKEATKDAAKPDSDLPLFPAPKSVKQTAIIGGKRVDYVATVGAIQIKDDKGKVTGEVVYTAYTVPGRGASRPVTFAFNGGPGAASVYLNLGAIGPKKVAFGAQGDAPSDPAVLRDNPNSWLDFTDLVFIDPIGTGFSRSRVDDDQTKKLFFKSDEDIHYLSRVVYDWLLQNDRLTSRKYLVGESYGGYRVPRLAYYLQTQLGVGISGMTMVSPYLDPPAIGEDDALSPLPWMINLTAMAAGNFERQGKTLNAETMAPVEQYDRTQFVQDFLAGTRDKEATDRLSAKVAELTGLDPTLVRRMDGRVDIGTYLREIRRSQGMIGSVYDSNFTAYDPFPASADAKYEDPLLTTLIAPTTSAMVDFVTNQVGWKVDGRFYALSFDVNRKWDRDDSDSPVTDLRKAIAIDPKMAVNIVHGWDDLSCPYFGSKLIIAQMPTYGVPNRVQLHMYPGGHMFYARPDSGAALRRDIMASYGAM, from the coding sequence ATGCGTATCCTTTCGCTCGTCTCCTGCCTGTCCCTGCTCGTGGCGCTCGGAGCGCCGGCGCACGCCGCCGACAAGGAGAAGGGGGGCGATGCGAAGGAAGCGACCAAGGATGCCGCCAAGCCGGACAGTGACCTGCCGCTCTTCCCTGCGCCCAAATCGGTCAAGCAGACCGCGATCATCGGCGGCAAGCGGGTCGATTACGTTGCCACCGTCGGCGCGATCCAGATCAAGGATGACAAGGGCAAGGTGACGGGCGAGGTGGTCTACACCGCCTATACCGTTCCGGGCCGTGGGGCCTCGCGCCCCGTCACCTTCGCCTTCAACGGCGGCCCCGGTGCGGCCTCGGTCTACCTCAATCTCGGCGCGATCGGGCCGAAGAAGGTGGCGTTCGGCGCGCAGGGCGATGCGCCGTCCGATCCCGCCGTGCTGCGCGACAACCCCAACAGCTGGCTCGATTTCACCGACCTCGTCTTCATCGATCCGATCGGCACCGGTTTCTCGCGCAGCCGGGTGGACGACGATCAGACCAAGAAGCTCTTCTTCAAGTCGGACGAGGACATCCACTACCTCAGCCGCGTCGTCTACGACTGGCTGCTCCAGAACGACCGGCTGACCAGCCGCAAATATCTCGTCGGCGAAAGCTATGGCGGCTATCGCGTGCCGCGCCTGGCCTATTACCTCCAGACCCAGCTCGGCGTCGGCATTTCGGGCATGACGATGGTGTCGCCCTATCTCGATCCGCCGGCGATCGGCGAGGACGACGCGCTCTCCCCGCTGCCGTGGATGATCAACCTGACGGCGATGGCCGCCGGCAATTTCGAGCGGCAGGGCAAGACCCTGAACGCGGAGACGATGGCGCCGGTCGAGCAATATGACCGCACCCAGTTCGTGCAGGATTTCCTCGCCGGCACCCGCGACAAGGAAGCGACCGATCGCCTCTCCGCCAAGGTCGCCGAACTGACCGGTCTCGACCCGACGCTGGTCCGCCGCATGGACGGCCGCGTCGACATCGGCACCTATCTGCGCGAGATCCGGCGGTCGCAGGGGATGATCGGATCGGTCTACGATTCGAACTTCACCGCCTACGATCCCTTCCCGGCCAGCGCGGACGCCAAGTATGAGGACCCGCTGCTCACCACGTTGATCGCGCCGACCACCTCGGCGATGGTCGATTTCGTGACCAATCAGGTCGGCTGGAAGGTCGACGGCCGCTTCTACGCGCTGTCGTTCGACGTGAACCGCAAGTGGGATCGCGACGACAGCGACAGCCCGGTCACCGATCTGCGCAAGGCGATCGCGATCGATCCCAAGATGGCGGTGAACATCGTCCATGGTTGGGACGATCTCTCCTGCCCCTATTTCGGATCGAAGCTGATCATCGCGCAAATGCCGACCTATGGTGTTCCGAACCGCGTGCAGCTGCACATGTATCCGGGCGGCCACATGTTCTACGCGCGGCCGGACAGCGGTGCGGCGCTGCGCCGCGACATCATGGCCTCCTACGGGGCGATGTGA
- the nadB gene encoding L-aspartate oxidase encodes MATRPFDVVIVGSGAAGLTAALSLAERFKVAVLAKGGLSEGSTNWAQGGIAAVLDEGDSFENHIEDTMVAGAGLNNRATVELVIEGAPKAIQRLVDLGVPFNQEGNALHLTREGGHSHRRVAHVDDATGHAVQVALETAAVAHPNITLIPDMAAIDLATSRHGERYLGDGHVWGVYALNRRTGEVELYTGKATILATGGAGRTYLYSTAPRGATGDGIAMAWRAGARVSNMEMMQFHPTCLWNLEVKNFLITEAMRGEGGHLKLPPGVPGAGHRFMPDFDPREELAPRDIVARAIDHEIKRLGLDYVHLDISHQPPEFVKHHFPTIYAKLLTLGIDITTQPIPVVPAQHYTCGGIIVDLKGRTDLPGLYAAGECTQSGLHGANRLASNSLLECFVFGEAAAGHITRHFDEMPSPPPIRPWDESRVTDSDEEVIVQHNWREIRRFMWDYVGIVRTTKRLERAQHRIKLLRREVEDYYGNFRVTPDLIELRNLVEVADLIIRCALARKESRGLHYTLDYPETMTEARDTILVP; translated from the coding sequence ATGGCGACGCGGCCGTTCGACGTCGTCATCGTCGGATCGGGCGCGGCGGGGCTGACCGCCGCGCTGTCGCTGGCCGAGCGCTTCAAGGTGGCGGTGCTCGCCAAGGGCGGGCTTTCCGAAGGATCGACCAACTGGGCGCAGGGCGGCATCGCCGCCGTGCTCGACGAGGGCGACAGCTTCGAGAACCATATCGAGGACACGATGGTCGCGGGCGCGGGCCTCAACAACCGCGCCACCGTCGAGCTGGTGATCGAAGGTGCGCCCAAGGCGATCCAGCGGCTCGTCGATCTCGGCGTGCCATTCAACCAGGAGGGCAATGCGCTCCACCTCACCCGCGAAGGCGGGCACAGCCATCGCCGGGTCGCCCATGTCGACGATGCGACCGGCCATGCCGTACAGGTCGCGCTGGAGACGGCGGCGGTCGCGCATCCCAACATCACGCTGATCCCCGACATGGCGGCGATCGACCTCGCCACATCGCGCCATGGCGAGCGCTATCTGGGCGACGGCCATGTCTGGGGCGTCTACGCGCTCAACCGGCGCACCGGTGAGGTCGAACTCTACACCGGCAAGGCGACGATCCTGGCGACCGGCGGCGCGGGCCGCACCTATCTCTATTCCACCGCCCCGCGCGGCGCGACCGGCGACGGCATCGCCATGGCGTGGCGTGCGGGCGCGCGCGTCTCCAACATGGAGATGATGCAGTTCCACCCGACGTGCCTGTGGAACCTCGAGGTCAAGAATTTCCTGATCACCGAGGCGATGCGCGGCGAGGGCGGACATCTCAAGTTGCCGCCGGGCGTGCCGGGTGCGGGCCACCGCTTCATGCCCGATTTCGATCCCCGCGAGGAACTGGCGCCGCGCGACATCGTGGCGCGCGCGATCGACCATGAGATCAAGCGGCTCGGCCTCGATTACGTCCACCTCGACATCAGCCACCAGCCGCCCGAGTTCGTGAAGCACCACTTCCCGACCATCTACGCGAAGCTGCTGACGCTAGGCATCGACATCACCACCCAGCCGATCCCGGTCGTTCCCGCGCAGCATTATACCTGCGGCGGCATCATCGTGGACCTGAAGGGGCGGACCGACCTGCCCGGCCTCTACGCGGCGGGCGAGTGCACCCAGTCGGGCCTGCACGGCGCCAACCGTCTGGCGTCCAATTCGCTGCTCGAATGCTTCGTGTTCGGCGAGGCGGCGGCGGGGCACATCACCCGCCATTTCGACGAGATGCCCTCCCCGCCCCCGATCCGGCCGTGGGACGAAAGCCGCGTCACCGATTCGGATGAGGAGGTCATCGTCCAGCACAATTGGCGCGAGATCCGCCGCTTCATGTGGGACTATGTCGGCATCGTGCGCACCACCAAGCGGCTGGAGCGTGCGCAGCATCGCATCAAGCTGCTCCGCCGCGAGGTTGAGGATTATTACGGCAATTTCCGCGTCACGCCCGATCTGATCGAGCTGCGCAACCTGGTGGAAGTCGCCGACCTGATCATCCGCTGCGCGCTCGCCCGCAAGGAGAGCCGGGGTCTGCACTACACGCTGGATTATCCCGAGACGATGACCGAGGCGCGGGACACGATCCTCGTCCCCTAA
- a CDS encoding M28 family metallopeptidase — MVFRTACSCTCIRAATCSTRGRTAVRRCAATSWPPTGRCEVRAFLLAAAALPLFVAAAPAPVTPAELSATVKEIASDAYQGRAPGTPGETKTIDYLVGRLKALGLQPAGPGGQWTQLVPMIHDVAGAPTKLAVSVGGSDLVPVVGTDIAPGTTRATDRVEIAGAPLVFVGYGVSAPERGWDDFKGVDLHGKVAVFLVNDPDFEAQPGDAAFGKFGGKAMTYYGRWTYKYEEAARRGAIAALIVHEDGPAGYGWNVAGNTVGGTYALPVAAGQPQPVALQSWIARPFAEKLFKAAGLDLETLKKQARQADFHPVELKGASLTVDMPVKSDRIESHNVLAKIAGKTHPDETVMFGAHWDAYGVGSPDAQGRTIRPGANDDGLGVAGLLALAKAFKAGPAPQRTIAFGFWTAEERGLLGSEYYAQNPVFPVAKTVGVMTIDILQTAGAAKDVVLIGAGQDSLEKDLATVAATQGRTITPDSKPERGLFYRADHFSLAKRGVPTLLLMGAGGGADLVKGGRAAGDQWVTDYTAHCYHQTCDTWSADWDLTGAAADVNLFYDLGKRLAWSREWPTWNAGSEFRALREKTAAERRP; from the coding sequence ATGGTGTTCCGAACCGCGTGCAGCTGCACATGTATCCGGGCGGCCACATGTTCTACGCGCGGCCGGACAGCGGTGCGGCGCTGCGCCGCGACATCATGGCCTCCTACGGGGCGATGTGAGGTGAGGGCCTTTCTTCTTGCCGCTGCCGCCCTCCCCCTCTTCGTCGCGGCGGCGCCCGCGCCGGTTACCCCGGCCGAGCTTTCCGCGACGGTCAAGGAAATCGCTTCGGACGCCTATCAGGGGCGCGCGCCGGGCACGCCGGGCGAGACCAAGACGATCGATTATCTGGTCGGCCGACTGAAGGCGCTCGGCCTGCAGCCGGCGGGTCCAGGCGGGCAGTGGACGCAACTGGTCCCGATGATCCATGACGTCGCCGGTGCCCCGACCAAGCTCGCCGTGAGCGTCGGCGGCAGCGATCTGGTGCCGGTGGTCGGCACCGACATCGCGCCGGGCACCACGCGGGCGACCGACCGGGTGGAGATCGCCGGCGCGCCTTTGGTGTTCGTCGGCTACGGCGTCTCGGCGCCGGAACGCGGCTGGGACGACTTCAAGGGCGTCGACCTGCACGGCAAGGTCGCCGTCTTCCTCGTCAACGATCCCGATTTCGAGGCCCAGCCCGGCGACGCCGCGTTCGGGAAGTTCGGCGGCAAGGCGATGACCTATTATGGCCGCTGGACCTACAAATATGAGGAAGCGGCCCGGCGCGGCGCGATCGCGGCGTTGATCGTCCATGAGGACGGGCCGGCGGGTTACGGCTGGAACGTCGCGGGCAATACGGTGGGCGGCACCTATGCGCTGCCGGTGGCGGCAGGCCAGCCCCAGCCGGTCGCGCTCCAGAGCTGGATCGCGCGGCCCTTCGCGGAGAAGCTGTTCAAGGCGGCCGGACTCGATCTGGAGACACTGAAGAAGCAGGCGCGGCAGGCGGATTTCCACCCCGTCGAGTTGAAGGGCGCGTCGCTCACCGTCGACATGCCGGTGAAGTCCGATCGGATCGAGAGCCACAACGTCCTCGCCAAGATCGCCGGCAAGACCCACCCGGACGAGACCGTGATGTTCGGCGCTCACTGGGATGCCTATGGAGTCGGCTCCCCCGATGCGCAGGGCCGGACCATCCGGCCGGGCGCCAACGACGACGGCCTCGGCGTCGCCGGCCTGCTCGCGCTCGCCAAGGCGTTCAAGGCCGGGCCGGCTCCGCAACGTACGATCGCGTTCGGTTTCTGGACGGCGGAGGAGCGCGGGCTGCTCGGTTCCGAATATTATGCGCAGAACCCGGTCTTCCCGGTGGCCAAGACGGTCGGCGTGATGACCATCGACATCCTCCAGACCGCCGGCGCCGCCAAGGACGTGGTGCTGATCGGTGCGGGCCAGGACAGCCTGGAGAAGGATCTCGCCACCGTCGCCGCGACTCAGGGGCGCACGATCACGCCGGACAGCAAGCCCGAGCGCGGCCTGTTCTACCGCGCCGATCACTTCTCGCTCGCCAAGCGCGGCGTGCCGACCCTTTTGCTGATGGGCGCGGGCGGCGGTGCGGATCTGGTGAAGGGCGGCCGAGCGGCGGGAGACCAGTGGGTCACCGATTACACCGCGCATTGCTACCACCAGACCTGCGACACCTGGTCGGCGGACTGGGATCTCACCGGCGCGGCGGCGGACGTGAACCTGTTCTACGATCTCGGCAAGCGCCTCGCCTGGTCGCGCGAGTGGCCGACATGGAATGCGGGGTCCGAATTCCGGGCCTTGCGCGAAAAGACGGCGGCGGAGCGCCGGCCATGA